The Phaseolus vulgaris cultivar G19833 chromosome 5, P. vulgaris v2.0, whole genome shotgun sequence genomic interval CTGGATTATCGTCATCATATGTGCTGATGAAACTTTCTTTGTCTCATCACATCAAAGCTTTTCTTACTTTCCTaaagcaataaaataaaaaatataaaaatatacctTTCTGGAATAACAATCCAATCATTGTTGATATAATTCGATATTACGAAAAAAAACATAGCAACAATGTTTACATTATACCTTCGCATTTACATAATATCTTCCCATTACTTCTATTCTCTAATTGTATTTGAACTTAATAATGAGGAGGAAAAATTTAGGTAACATGTTTTAAATGTAAGAAACTaactattatatttttagtttcttaTATACAGAAGCTATTAAATTTTGCGAATGACTATTAAGAGGAGGCTTTATATTTGGGTAaaatgaattttcaaaattagttGGTAATCTCTCTTCCAATtatattaaagtattttttttattaaaaatattagttacactattaaaatttaatctCGCAATTTTAATGTagctaaacttttttttattaatgtatgTAGATCAAtgtcaaatatgtttttatctACGGATTATTGATTTCTAGTGGAAGTTTTTGTCCAATACTAAAAGTCAATTTTCTTATACTGATAAAACCAAAATCAAATCTCACTTATTTTAcagagaataaaaatatatttaaacattttaattaaaaaaagttcttGTGTTACTTCCGTCTCATACTTTTTGTTACCACGTCCCACATATAATAGAAGGACCAATTGTGACAACGATAGTTTTATGAGAAAATTGATCTAtaaatttcttttatcttttatttaaattttttttatattttattataattaaagtaAACTTTTTTAGGTAAAAAAAATTCACCTATATGATTACTaagttaaaaagtaaaaaaaatatcaaaatattaatacattgattgtaaatggtttttttattaattggtGTTAAAGTATGTCACCCTTTCTCTCTGTAAACTTATTTaacacaatttattttttaaaaaaagagtttatttatattgtttgaAATATTAAGATGCGGATTTTCCATTTTTAGACAGTTCTGATTTTTTAACAACAACTGTAATGATGTTAGAATATaagaatttatataaattatctaAACTCTTTACATCTTtgcaaggaaaagaaaaccttGTGGTGCATTTGACACATAAGAGAAAGAGAAACATTATgtgaattaattaatatttgtcaGACAAAATTGAATTCAGAATGAAGAAATTTCTCTTGTCAGGGGCTATACTACACATTTCTTTAGTATGATTGAGGTGCCATCTACTCTTCTCAATTGTTAGTTGGTGAGACAGAGGAGAGGTAAATGTTGTTTTAGGTACAATCTATGATGTTTCATCAGTTTTTAACTGGAATTAACCACTTTTTGAGGCTCCATTTTTGTCCTGGTTTTCTCTGGGGAATGCCTTTCTTCTGTTTCCTTCCTTTTATTACTGATTTGTTGCTCTTCTTCATCCTTAACTTTTGATTTCAACAAATGGGGTCTGAGCCTGTTTACATCTGACTGTTGAACTGGTTTCAAAAAGAACTCATCAGCTCCATCTTCTAGGCATCTGCCAGAAACAAAAAAGGGCCTTGTTAGATTTCATGTTCAGAAATTTGATGCCCTCAAAACTTGTCAATTTTTAAACATCTTCATGCTCAGATTTGGATCATAAGAGGTCATTTCCCTCACCTGTTTATCCTTGATGGAACATTCTCTGAGGACATAATCACCACTGGTATGTCTTTAAGAGATTTAGATTCCTGCAAAATCAatactttttcttatttttcatagAAGATTCACATCACAAGATTGGTATGAGATTTGTTGTCATTACAGATCGACAAATATCTCATTTAAGTTATATGCAACATGTTATTTCTGAAACCAGGTCccataatttcaaaattttggttGAATTAATGTATGTTCTGATTGAAGTGTTTTGATGTACAAAAAATTTTGAATTGGAGAGAAATATACAAACTAGATCAATAACATAAAGAAGAGGAACACTGAGCCATTTTATCAGTACAAAAATCAAAGTAGTTTACCTTGATTTTTCTGAGCAGATCATACCCTGTCATTTCTGGCATACAGTAATCAGTTATGATCAGGTTTACTTCCACATCCTGCAATTATAATAACCAAAAGGGGTTAGATCAAAGATCATTCTAACTTTCCCATTAAAAGAAAGGTAAAAAACTGTGTCATCATTTATGAATTTTGCAATGAAATTGAACCTGATTGGCTTCTAGAGAAATAGTGGGAGGCTCTTCAGTTCTCTTCTCATCTTCAACCAAACCAAgaaacctcaaagccttactcCCAGAATCCACGGCAGTGACTGAAATTACAAAACATACCAAAATGAATTAGATTTCACATCAGCAAAAACCAAATTACCCCATCAGAAAAACTAACATAAAAGACCAAACAAACACTAGCTAGAAATCCAAGTTCATATTTTGTTCACCACGGCACAAAATGGAGAGAAGgaaaattaccatgaaaagaagAGGTTTTGAGGAGCCTCTCAATCAACATTCTGTCAATAACACTGTCATCAACAGCCAAAACATGAAACTGTGCCTCTGCAGCCATACCCATGATTATGAAAACGATGTGGCAATTGCAGGCGAAAACAGGAGAAGAATAGcaggagaaggagaagaagataaAAGGATGAAAGAGTGATGATGTGTGATGAAGGAGGGTGGCATGCACACATTTTAAAAGGGGGACACATCATGGTCAAGAAGATACAAAATCCACCAAGGAAATCTGACAGTTTGGAAAGCAAGATCCGACAGATTTCATCAAGAATCTGGCGGATCTTTTGTGTTGATTTTTGAATTGAAAAACAAGCAAAGAAAGTGTTGTTATTGTACCAAACTCAAAATCTGACTTGTTCATTATTACTgttgttttcattattttatttgaccCTTTTGCTTAGAGTTAAAGACAAAAAACTATTGGGGTGTACCACACTGTTCTTCTCCTTAATCTATTACCCTTTCACCAGACCAAACTATTATTCTTAATTATCATAGGTTGTTGTCATTGTTCTCACTCTATTCTATTCCATGCACGTGCATGACATGCTCACCACTATCACACCCACGTACCACTACAACTACACAAACAAATCACTACAAAGTGTAATTCTCTTTTTACTAATCAAATGTTTGTCTCTACTCTTTTCTAAGAGCCAATATTGACCTaaattatttatacatttttcaaACTCCTCTCTCTCTGTTCCTCTTTCTTCGAACATTCTCATTTATTCAATTATCAGAAAATGTGTCATGCACACTCACTTTTATGCTGTCATTcactacaaaattattataaattggtTGGATAATCTTTAcataatcactttaaacaaaacaaaataagaatcAAACATCAAATCAATTTCTCTATAAACTAAAATCAGTTTATTTATGAGTTAAAAACTATATgttaaagaaattaatttaggatatttttttatgaattaattttaatgttttattttctttctttttgtgtgttttgtataatataaacaaatcttatgcaattattttaaaatatcttaaaaattgTAGAACAGATATAAAGCTATAAGGTTTTAATACTGTACGTAGAATCAGAAAcatcataaaaagaaaaagaaaaatcccTTATATTTTTGCATATAACCAGgaaaatatctaaaaataacaaaatcaataattaaagaATAGGGCCACACAGTCACAAACTATTTTCTAAAACTCcc includes:
- the LOC137834796 gene encoding LOW QUALITY PROTEIN: two-component response regulator ORR9-like (The sequence of the model RefSeq protein was modified relative to this genomic sequence to represent the inferred CDS: inserted 1 base in 1 codon) — its product is MGMAAEAQFHVLAVDDSVIDRMLIERLLKTSSFHVTAVDSGSKALRFLGLVEDEKRTEEPPTISLEANQDVEVNLIITDYCMPEMTGYDLLRKIKESKSLKDIPVVIMSSENVPSRINRCLEDGADEFFLKPVQQSDVNRLRPHLLKSKVKDEEEQQISNXKEGNRRKAFPRENQDKNGASKSG